One segment of Pirellulales bacterium DNA contains the following:
- a CDS encoding Gfo/Idh/MocA family oxidoreductase has product MSTQTPPTSASAQCGKLLRAGMVGMGMIFDETYRPVFESLHRGGLCERSIGGICGVELAAVATRTGNRAEAYRESARDRIGPFVSFHGPNAIEQMLLAEKSDARSDDGGSLDFACVATPDDRHFAAARAILAAGKHLLVEKPSVLSLAELDELVRLARQNGVLAKVVYHKLLDPDHKRMRTLVADGELQHVNHGYCSLLEPKAIGKGQFVEWIWGRNPGTYVAVHYIKLIDFTFGGHLRSVACTGQRGIIGPTDGPTWDSTQLRLVYEYADGREAAFDIHTSWVTPDNFPGHVEQEVQFRFDNGVWTAHGRRRGVECTIEGRTPQPRKITPNHHYNAEVLEPWGERAARGYGLEAIERFVREVARVEFGGPQTERPGRLEAARSLDYNDLSADRQVVAAVQAMEAILARRAAGLPDAVVYVNHPAGGLALFSPGRSEPDLLYAGPV; this is encoded by the coding sequence ATGTCCACGCAAACACCACCAACTTCCGCCTCCGCGCAATGCGGCAAATTGCTCCGCGCCGGCATGGTCGGCATGGGGATGATTTTCGACGAAACGTATCGCCCCGTTTTCGAATCACTGCATCGCGGCGGCTTGTGCGAACGGTCGATCGGCGGCATTTGCGGCGTCGAGTTGGCGGCCGTCGCGACCCGCACCGGTAATCGGGCCGAAGCCTATCGCGAATCGGCCCGTGATCGGATCGGCCCGTTCGTCAGTTTTCATGGCCCGAATGCCATCGAACAAATGCTCCTGGCTGAGAAATCGGATGCTCGGTCCGACGATGGCGGTTCCCTCGATTTTGCCTGCGTTGCCACGCCCGACGATCGCCATTTCGCGGCTGCCCGGGCGATCCTCGCTGCCGGAAAACATTTGCTGGTGGAAAAACCGTCGGTGTTGTCGCTGGCGGAGCTAGACGAGCTCGTTCGCCTCGCGCGGCAGAATGGCGTGCTGGCGAAAGTCGTCTATCACAAGTTGCTCGATCCCGATCACAAGCGGATGCGCACGCTCGTGGCCGATGGCGAATTGCAGCATGTCAACCACGGCTACTGTTCGCTGCTGGAGCCGAAAGCGATCGGGAAGGGGCAATTTGTCGAATGGATTTGGGGCCGCAATCCCGGCACGTATGTCGCCGTGCATTACATCAAATTGATCGATTTCACGTTCGGCGGCCACCTGCGCAGCGTGGCCTGCACCGGGCAGCGCGGGATCATCGGCCCTACGGATGGCCCGACCTGGGATTCGACCCAATTGCGATTGGTCTACGAATACGCCGACGGCCGCGAGGCGGCGTTCGATATTCACACGAGCTGGGTCACGCCCGACAATTTCCCCGGCCATGTCGAGCAGGAAGTGCAATTCCGCTTCGACAATGGCGTGTGGACCGCCCATGGTCGGCGGCGCGGTGTCGAATGCACGATCGAAGGCCGCACGCCCCAGCCGCGCAAAATCACGCCGAACCATCACTACAACGCCGAAGTTCTCGAGCCGTGGGGTGAGCGGGCCGCGCGCGGCTACGGGCTCGAAGCCATCGAGCGGTTCGTGCGCGAAGTGGCCCGAGTGGAATTCGGCGGCCCGCAGACCGAGCGCCCGGGGCGCCTTGAAGCCGCACGATCGCTGGATTACAACGACCTGTCGGCCGATCGGCAGGTGGTGGCGGCGGTGCAGGCGATGGAAGCGATTTTGGCCCGCCGCGCCGCGGGATTGCCCGATGCGGTGGTGTACGTCAACCATCCCGCGGGCGGATTGGCGCTTTTTTCGCCGGGCAGGAGCGAGCCGGACTTGTTGTACGCCGGCCCGGTGTGA
- a CDS encoding aminotransferase class III-fold pyridoxal phosphate-dependent enzyme — MTKTSEPHVIEHPSEDLSNDLRRRLADVEPRAQRTFTPSLAAIARSAGCYHWTCDGRKLADFTSGVLVANLGHNPIAWWRAVWRYLGLDHLPSERSGFTVATPLTTYNATCELEIEAAERLIDNLRGEPGGQRCEQVLWAASGSEAVQKALWAALARRGTQGERQTAGDNGSEKIILATRFGFHGKKGLAGATTGSEKDAERDPRVRFISFPSEECIDTARRAQPLDLSRYAAELADEWRQHGSRIRALITEPYLGGGGSFHPQPEYLQLLQRFCREHDIAFILDEIQSGFGRTGPMYAFTHYGLEPDLLCLGKGLGNGMPVAVVAGRADILAALDYGEGSDTYSGNPLAAAAVLATLDEFESTDVLQRSAELAGVLREGLERIARLAAVAHLRGEGLVWGIEFIATGNRSAAETARAAVAACYLGDDQGRAIHLLGPLAGTVVRIAPPLIMPPDEAREYLAAMHQILANAL; from the coding sequence ATGACAAAAACATCCGAACCGCATGTGATCGAACATCCGAGCGAAGATCTGTCGAACGACCTGCGTCGCCGGCTGGCCGATGTCGAGCCGCGAGCTCAACGCACGTTCACGCCGAGCCTGGCCGCGATCGCTCGTAGTGCCGGCTGCTACCATTGGACTTGCGACGGGCGCAAACTAGCGGACTTCACCTCCGGCGTGTTGGTGGCCAACCTCGGTCATAATCCGATCGCGTGGTGGCGGGCGGTGTGGCGATACTTGGGGCTCGACCATCTTCCGTCCGAGCGCAGCGGGTTCACGGTCGCAACGCCGCTGACAACCTACAACGCCACTTGCGAGCTTGAAATTGAAGCGGCCGAAAGGCTGATCGACAATCTGCGCGGCGAGCCTGGCGGCCAGCGGTGCGAACAGGTTTTGTGGGCCGCGAGCGGGAGCGAGGCGGTGCAAAAGGCCCTTTGGGCGGCATTGGCACGGCGCGGCACTCAAGGCGAGAGGCAGACCGCCGGCGACAACGGCTCCGAGAAAATCATCCTCGCCACTCGCTTCGGCTTCCACGGCAAAAAAGGATTGGCGGGGGCGACCACGGGCAGCGAAAAAGACGCCGAGCGCGATCCGCGCGTGCGGTTCATCAGCTTCCCCAGCGAGGAATGCATCGACACCGCCCGCCGGGCCCAGCCGCTCGACCTGAGCCGCTACGCAGCCGAATTGGCCGACGAGTGGCGGCAACACGGATCGCGAATCCGCGCGCTGATAACGGAGCCGTATTTGGGAGGCGGCGGCTCGTTTCACCCGCAGCCTGAATATTTGCAGCTGCTTCAGCGGTTTTGTCGCGAACACGACATCGCGTTCATCCTCGACGAAATCCAATCCGGCTTCGGCCGCACCGGCCCGATGTACGCCTTCACGCACTACGGCCTCGAGCCCGACCTGCTGTGTCTCGGCAAAGGATTGGGCAACGGAATGCCGGTCGCGGTCGTCGCCGGGCGGGCCGATATTCTGGCCGCGCTCGACTATGGCGAGGGGAGCGACACCTACAGCGGCAATCCCTTGGCCGCGGCGGCCGTGCTGGCGACGCTGGATGAATTCGAGTCGACCGATGTTCTGCAGCGTTCCGCCGAACTTGCCGGGGTATTGAGGGAGGGCCTCGAACGAATTGCCCGGCTTGCAGCGGTCGCTCATTTGCGCGGCGAAGGATTGGTGTGGGGGATCGAATTCATCGCGACCGGCAATCGCTCGGCCGCGGAAACGGCCCGTGCCGCCGTGGCCGCCTGCTATTTGGGCGACGACCAGGGTCGCGCGATCCATCTGCTCGGCCCGTTGGCCGGCACCGTCGTGCGCATCGCCCCGCCGCTTATTATGCCGCCGGATGAAGCCCGCGAGTATCTCGCCGCGATGCATCAAATTCTGGCCAACGCCCTTTGA
- a CDS encoding PstS family phosphate ABC transporter substrate-binding protein, protein MLRNARCGARIQRLLAAAIAKRKALLVAAAAALAFALACRTTNVARAAGDESAPEKKASAGDLDPKLPGYEKASTEVSGSIKSVGSDTMLNLMDHWSASFTKIYPNVRAEIEGKGSATAPPALIEGTGNFGPMSRDWKKEEIEKFEAKYGYKPTTLPAAIDMLAVYVNKDNPIEGLSFQQIDAVFSKARKGGYPNDVLTWGDLGMTGEWKDKPINLYGRNSASGTYAFFKEHAMFKGDFKDSVKEQPGSSAVVQGVASDKYGIGYSGIGYKTADVRAIPLALKEGKKFVPAEPDYAYRGQYPLARFLYISVNYKPGSQLDPLRAEFLKYVLSRNGQEDVDREGFLPLTEKVAARGLKMVGLSE, encoded by the coding sequence ATGTTGCGAAACGCTCGTTGCGGCGCCCGAATCCAGCGCTTGCTCGCTGCCGCGATCGCTAAAAGGAAGGCCTTGCTGGTTGCCGCGGCGGCAGCGCTGGCATTCGCGCTTGCCTGCCGCACGACCAATGTCGCCCGCGCGGCCGGCGACGAATCGGCGCCAGAAAAGAAGGCCAGCGCAGGAGATCTCGATCCGAAGCTACCCGGATACGAAAAAGCATCGACCGAAGTTTCCGGTTCGATCAAGAGCGTCGGTTCCGACACGATGCTCAATCTGATGGACCACTGGTCGGCAAGCTTTACGAAGATCTATCCCAATGTGCGGGCGGAAATCGAGGGCAAGGGCTCGGCCACCGCCCCGCCGGCATTGATCGAAGGCACGGGCAATTTCGGCCCCATGAGCCGCGATTGGAAGAAAGAAGAAATCGAAAAGTTCGAGGCGAAATACGGCTACAAGCCGACCACCTTGCCGGCGGCCATCGATATGCTCGCCGTCTATGTCAATAAAGACAATCCAATTGAAGGCCTGAGCTTTCAGCAGATCGACGCGGTCTTCTCAAAGGCTCGCAAGGGTGGATATCCCAACGACGTCCTCACGTGGGGCGATCTCGGCATGACCGGCGAATGGAAAGACAAACCGATTAATCTCTACGGCCGCAATTCGGCCTCCGGCACCTACGCATTCTTCAAAGAACATGCCATGTTCAAGGGCGACTTCAAAGATTCGGTGAAGGAGCAACCGGGAAGCTCGGCGGTCGTGCAGGGGGTCGCGAGCGATAAATACGGCATCGGTTATAGCGGCATCGGCTACAAAACGGCCGACGTGCGGGCCATTCCCCTCGCGCTCAAGGAAGGGAAGAAATTCGTTCCCGCCGAACCGGATTATGCCTATCGCGGCCAATACCCGCTGGCCCGCTTCTTGTATATCAGCGTCAACTACAAGCCGGGGAGTCAGCTCGATCCTTTGCGGGCGGAATTCTTGAAATACGTGTTGAGCCGCAATGGCCAGGAAGATGTCGACCGCGAGGGGTTTCTGCCGTTGACGGAAAAAGTGGCCGCCCGCGGATTGAAAATGGTCGGGCTGTCGGAATAG
- a CDS encoding ABC transporter permease subunit — protein MVTAGDRVARSLVAVGGIGTIGAVLLVCVFLASQVIPLFLPAKVESTRELPGAIDAAAPANATGTKPANFSEPPIRLGIDEFGSLAWALFADGRVRSFRLDNGHVLDNLSPRQTGLAGMTAVALATDGQRAVFGFRDGKLQTGRIGFETRFVDPPDVPAVVREMAVGATAEWDGGLVARTPTGQYRRQKLVVKLDDPIEPGEGKAAVQLVDQVEPASGSVFCWFTESEKAADHSRTAGVLRIASVETRHDLLAGEDVSTLSTPVEVALPADIDGPPKFLRLGGLGEYLYIAWSNGRLLRYETRDLDHPRLMEDRNLLGESGMTLTALAPLLGGTTFLAGDSSGRVRTWFPVQPPEARKFGSGQKAGHTQDTTRLIDGPRFPAEGSPVACIASSSSDREAAVGFGDGRTRLLFITTEKTILDLRAEAPAPVESVAISPKGDRLLAVSGARATVWKFDPGYPDGSFSALFLPVWYEGEPAPKQIWQTSGGSGFEPKLGLMPLVFGTFKATFYSMIFAAPLALLAALFTSEFLHPRTKARIKPTVELMASLPSVVLGFLAGLVVAPIVSGIVPEVLAGLVTVPLALLAGAYVWQLLPHGLTLRFARWRFAAMLLLAIPAGVVAAAALGPLVQTYLFDGDIKAWLTGRLGSGLPGWIMLLLPFTALLVAVLINRTIDPWLRGISASWSRTRSAVAELLKFIFGIAATVVLVFGVAWILDAVKIDPRGTFVGRYDERNALIVGLAMGFAIIPLIYTLADDALSSVPASLRSASLGAGATHWQTAMHVVIPTAMSGLFSAVMIGLGRAVGETMIILMAAGGQPLMDINIFNGFQTLSAAIATQMPEAAVGTTHLRTLYVAALALFIITFVVNTVAEVVRQRFRRRAYEL, from the coding sequence ATGGTCACGGCCGGCGATCGCGTTGCGCGAAGCCTGGTTGCCGTCGGTGGCATCGGCACGATCGGCGCGGTGCTGCTTGTGTGCGTGTTTCTTGCGTCGCAAGTGATCCCGCTCTTTTTGCCGGCCAAGGTCGAATCGACGCGCGAATTGCCCGGGGCCATCGACGCCGCAGCCCCCGCGAATGCGACTGGAACCAAGCCGGCGAACTTCAGCGAGCCGCCGATTCGGCTCGGTATCGACGAGTTCGGCTCGCTCGCCTGGGCATTGTTCGCCGATGGCCGCGTGCGCTCGTTTCGTCTCGACAACGGCCACGTGCTCGACAATCTTTCGCCGCGGCAAACCGGTCTGGCCGGTATGACGGCCGTTGCGCTGGCGACCGACGGCCAGCGGGCCGTGTTCGGATTTCGTGACGGCAAATTGCAAACGGGCCGGATCGGTTTCGAAACGCGGTTTGTCGATCCGCCCGACGTTCCGGCCGTGGTGCGCGAGATGGCGGTCGGCGCGACCGCGGAATGGGACGGAGGCCTCGTCGCCCGCACTCCGACCGGGCAGTATCGCCGGCAAAAGCTCGTCGTCAAATTGGACGATCCGATCGAGCCCGGCGAAGGCAAAGCCGCCGTGCAATTGGTTGACCAGGTCGAGCCGGCGAGCGGATCCGTGTTTTGCTGGTTTACCGAAAGCGAAAAGGCGGCGGACCACTCACGAACCGCCGGCGTGCTGCGGATTGCGTCGGTCGAAACCCGGCACGACTTGCTCGCGGGCGAAGATGTTTCCACGCTTTCGACTCCGGTCGAAGTGGCACTGCCGGCCGACATTGATGGGCCTCCGAAATTTCTGCGGCTAGGGGGCCTCGGCGAATATCTCTATATCGCGTGGAGCAATGGCCGGTTGCTGCGCTATGAAACGCGAGATCTCGATCATCCACGCTTGATGGAGGATCGCAATCTTCTCGGCGAATCGGGCATGACGCTGACGGCGCTTGCGCCGCTCTTGGGCGGCACCACGTTTTTGGCGGGCGATTCGAGCGGCCGCGTGCGGACCTGGTTTCCGGTTCAGCCGCCCGAAGCGCGGAAGTTCGGCAGCGGGCAAAAGGCAGGGCATACCCAAGATACCACGCGGCTGATCGATGGCCCCCGGTTCCCTGCCGAGGGAAGCCCGGTCGCTTGCATCGCCTCTTCGAGCAGCGACCGCGAAGCGGCGGTGGGGTTTGGCGACGGGCGGACGCGACTGCTGTTCATCACCACGGAGAAAACGATCCTCGATTTGCGTGCGGAAGCGCCGGCGCCGGTCGAAAGCGTCGCGATCTCGCCCAAGGGAGACCGGCTGCTGGCGGTGTCGGGCGCTAGGGCCACGGTTTGGAAATTCGACCCCGGTTATCCGGATGGCTCGTTCTCCGCGCTGTTCTTGCCGGTTTGGTACGAGGGAGAGCCGGCGCCGAAGCAAATCTGGCAAACGTCGGGCGGCAGCGGCTTCGAGCCGAAATTGGGGCTGATGCCGCTCGTGTTCGGCACCTTCAAGGCGACGTTTTATTCGATGATCTTTGCCGCGCCGTTGGCCCTTCTGGCGGCCCTCTTCACGAGCGAGTTTCTTCATCCGCGCACCAAGGCTCGAATCAAACCCACCGTCGAACTGATGGCGAGCTTGCCAAGTGTCGTGCTCGGGTTCTTGGCCGGGCTGGTCGTAGCGCCGATTGTTTCCGGAATCGTGCCGGAGGTTCTGGCCGGACTGGTGACAGTACCCCTCGCGTTGCTAGCGGGGGCCTATGTGTGGCAACTCCTGCCGCATGGCTTGACGCTCCGTTTTGCCCGCTGGCGATTCGCAGCGATGCTGCTGCTGGCGATCCCGGCAGGCGTCGTGGCGGCCGCGGCCTTGGGCCCGCTCGTTCAAACTTATTTGTTCGACGGCGATATCAAAGCCTGGCTTACCGGGCGGCTGGGCAGCGGATTGCCGGGCTGGATCATGCTGCTGTTGCCGTTCACGGCCCTACTGGTCGCGGTGCTCATCAATCGCACGATCGATCCTTGGCTGCGCGGCATCTCCGCATCATGGAGCCGAACTCGCAGCGCCGTCGCCGAGTTGTTGAAATTCATTTTCGGCATCGCGGCAACCGTGGTGCTTGTGTTCGGCGTGGCATGGATTCTCGACGCGGTGAAGATCGATCCGCGTGGAACTTTCGTCGGACGATACGACGAGCGCAACGCGCTGATCGTCGGGCTGGCAATGGGCTTTGCCATCATCCCGTTGATCTACACGCTGGCCGACGACGCTCTTTCCTCCGTGCCGGCCAGTTTGCGTTCGGCATCGCTGGGCGCCGGAGCCACGCATTGGCAGACGGCAATGCACGTCGTCATTCCGACCGCCATGAGCGGGCTGTTCTCGGCCGTGATGATCGGGCTGGGCCGCGCCGTGGGCGAGACGATGATCATCTTGATGGCCGCCGGTGGCCAGCCGCTCATGGATATCAATATTTTCAACGGCTTCCAAACGCTTTCTGCCGCGATTGCCACGCAAATGCCCGAAGCGGCGGTGGGCACGACCCACCTGCGCACGTTGTATGTAGCCGCGTTGGCGCTGTTCATCATCACCTTCGTCGTCAACACGGTGGCGGAAGTGGTTCGGCAGCGATTCCGCCGGAGGGCCTATGAACTCTAA
- a CDS encoding ABC transporter permease subunit: MSSKTSPPLGSGSPTAAGSGFSAAPTSPRPRRRGSSHATLLAHGEPQLWLTGGALAIAILLIVGLLVLVVYQGIGTFWPRPLVELKLADGSVLLGETARSERYRPEADALDKLPSPMAAMARHGIAADGGWATRRLVRVGNFELTHAPFRWADDFRVAEETRPDWALTIERLEIGRFYGRLEALLVDGKVVSASPADAWKQFRQAHPEVRARWRQRVAIDKDENGAVRRKMKQATLEQVQAELDYGKDSPHYAAAVTGRTEMEAWGQSQFKEILGRIDRLKAENARYRLRVKPVQGPAQDIALEDIVRAYPANQLGLWSKLGIYASRWREFLLDDPLQSNRAGGYFPAIWGTVAMTLIMTLFAVPFGVLAALYLREYAKPGPITSAVRIAINNLAGVPSIVFGAFGLGFFCYGVGKFIDGGPEDPWPEGTWFMLLAIAVAAGVAAFFIGLASRPAMAESLAAGRPRLRRVSVALWLASLGLVVTMIVTSPFFHGFYRASLVSNDPTFGKGGLLWAALTLALLTVPVVIVATEEALAAVPNSMREGSYACGASHWQTIRRIVLPRAMPGIMTGMILAMARGAGEVAPLMLVGVKKWSPDLPLDSVFPYLHPDRSFMHLAYMIYDVGFQSPDSEAAKPMVYTTTLLLIAIVAVLNLGAIGLRRRLRRKFMTDQF, encoded by the coding sequence ATGAGCTCGAAAACATCGCCTCCGCTTGGCTCCGGGTCTCCGACTGCTGCCGGCTCCGGATTCTCCGCCGCGCCGACGTCGCCGCGGCCGCGCCGACGTGGCTCATCCCATGCAACACTTCTGGCGCACGGCGAACCGCAGTTATGGCTCACCGGCGGAGCGCTGGCCATCGCGATCCTGCTGATCGTCGGATTGCTGGTCCTTGTGGTCTATCAAGGGATCGGCACGTTTTGGCCGCGGCCGCTGGTGGAATTGAAACTGGCCGACGGCAGCGTGCTGCTCGGCGAGACCGCGCGATCGGAGCGGTATCGACCCGAGGCCGATGCGCTCGACAAGCTGCCGTCGCCGATGGCCGCCATGGCTCGGCATGGGATCGCGGCGGACGGAGGCTGGGCCACACGACGGCTGGTTCGCGTCGGCAATTTCGAGCTGACGCATGCTCCATTTCGATGGGCCGACGATTTTCGCGTGGCGGAAGAAACTCGGCCCGATTGGGCATTGACGATCGAACGGCTCGAAATCGGTAGATTCTACGGCCGGCTTGAGGCGCTATTGGTCGACGGCAAGGTCGTTTCGGCGTCGCCGGCCGATGCCTGGAAACAATTCCGACAGGCGCATCCGGAGGTGCGCGCACGCTGGCGCCAGCGCGTGGCGATCGACAAGGATGAGAATGGGGCTGTTCGCCGGAAAATGAAACAAGCCACGCTCGAGCAAGTGCAAGCCGAGCTGGATTACGGCAAGGATTCGCCCCACTATGCCGCCGCTGTCACGGGCCGCACCGAGATGGAAGCCTGGGGGCAATCGCAATTCAAGGAAATCCTGGGCCGAATCGATCGGCTAAAGGCGGAAAACGCTCGCTACCGGTTGCGCGTCAAACCGGTGCAGGGGCCGGCGCAAGACATCGCGCTCGAAGACATCGTTCGCGCTTATCCGGCCAATCAACTCGGCTTGTGGAGCAAACTCGGCATTTACGCCTCGCGCTGGCGAGAATTCTTGCTCGACGATCCGCTGCAATCGAATCGCGCCGGCGGATATTTTCCGGCGATTTGGGGCACGGTCGCCATGACGCTCATCATGACGCTCTTCGCCGTGCCGTTCGGCGTGTTGGCGGCGCTCTATCTGCGGGAATACGCCAAGCCCGGCCCGATCACCAGCGCCGTGCGCATCGCGATCAACAACCTCGCGGGAGTGCCGAGCATCGTGTTCGGTGCGTTCGGCTTGGGGTTCTTCTGCTACGGCGTCGGAAAATTCATCGACGGCGGGCCAGAGGATCCCTGGCCAGAGGGAACATGGTTCATGCTATTGGCCATTGCAGTCGCCGCCGGGGTCGCGGCATTTTTCATCGGCCTCGCGAGCCGTCCGGCGATGGCCGAATCGCTCGCCGCCGGACGCCCACGCTTGCGCCGAGTGTCAGTGGCGCTGTGGCTCGCGTCGCTCGGGTTGGTGGTGACGATGATCGTCACCTCGCCATTCTTCCATGGGTTCTACCGCGCTAGCCTGGTGAGTAACGATCCGACATTCGGCAAGGGGGGATTGCTCTGGGCAGCGCTCACCCTGGCACTATTGACCGTGCCGGTCGTGATCGTGGCCACCGAAGAAGCGCTCGCCGCAGTGCCAAATTCAATGCGCGAGGGGTCGTATGCCTGCGGAGCAAGCCATTGGCAAACGATTCGCCGGATCGTTCTGCCGCGAGCGATGCCGGGGATCATGACGGGCATGATTTTGGCGATGGCGCGGGGGGCGGGCGAAGTGGCGCCGCTGATGTTGGTCGGCGTGAAGAAGTGGTCGCCCGATCTGCCGCTGGATTCGGTGTTTCCGTATCTTCATCCCGATCGCAGTTTTATGCACCTCGCGTATATGATTTACGATGTCGGGTTTCAGAGTCCGGATAGCGAGGCCGCCAAGCCGATGGTTTATACTACGACGCTGCTGCTGATCGCTATCGTGGCGGTCCTGAATCTGGGCGCGATCGGATTGCGCCGCAGGCTGCGGCGAAAATTCATGACGGATCAGTTTTGA
- the pstB gene encoding phosphate ABC transporter ATP-binding protein PstB, producing the protein MNAILKTQKPLQTPDSAPADPTQPVLPTAGTASLAEPPNLLPPAAAAKSPPAAGRLNAITRGEIVGTEVHPAMAREEAVVEVDHFNLFYGAKQALYDISMRIPKNQVTALIGPSGCGKSTMLRSVNRLNDLLATVRIDGDIRLNGDSIYRTTVDVIELRKRMGMVFQKPNPFPMSVFENVVYSLRIDGQRNRSVLNEVCERSLRGAALWDEVKDRLHESALGMSGGQQQRLCIARAIAAEPEVLLLDEPCSALDPIATGKIEDLIQELRGSYSVLMVTHNMQQASRASDFTAFMYLGRLIEYGPTGELFTKPILKETEDYVTGRFG; encoded by the coding sequence ATGAACGCCATTTTGAAAACGCAAAAGCCGTTGCAAACACCCGATTCCGCGCCGGCGGATCCAACGCAGCCCGTGCTGCCGACCGCCGGGACCGCGAGTCTCGCCGAGCCGCCAAATTTGTTGCCGCCGGCTGCGGCCGCGAAGTCGCCCCCCGCCGCGGGCCGGCTGAACGCGATCACGCGCGGAGAGATCGTTGGCACGGAAGTGCACCCCGCCATGGCGCGCGAGGAAGCGGTCGTCGAGGTCGATCATTTCAACTTGTTCTACGGCGCGAAGCAGGCGCTCTACGACATCTCGATGCGGATCCCCAAGAACCAAGTCACCGCGCTGATCGGGCCGAGCGGCTGCGGCAAATCGACGATGCTCCGCAGCGTCAATCGGCTCAACGATCTCTTGGCCACGGTGCGCATCGACGGCGATATCCGCCTCAACGGCGATTCGATTTATCGCACCACTGTCGACGTGATCGAGTTGCGGAAGCGGATGGGCATGGTCTTTCAAAAGCCGAATCCGTTTCCGATGAGCGTTTTCGAAAACGTCGTCTATTCGCTGCGCATCGACGGCCAGCGCAACCGCAGCGTGCTCAACGAAGTTTGCGAGCGCAGCCTCCGCGGCGCCGCGCTGTGGGACGAAGTCAAAGACCGGCTGCATGAAAGCGCGCTCGGCATGTCCGGAGGACAGCAACAGCGGCTTTGCATCGCCCGGGCAATTGCCGCCGAACCCGAGGTGCTCTTGCTCGACGAACCTTGCTCCGCGCTCGATCCGATTGCCACCGGAAAGATCGAAGATCTAATCCAAGAATTGCGCGGTTCGTATTCGGTGCTGATGGTGACGCACAACATGCAGCAGGCGTCGCGAGCGAGCGATTTTACGGCCTTCATGTATCTCGGGCGGCTGATCGAATACGGCCCGACCGGCGAGCTCTTCACGAAGCCGATCCTGAAGGAAACGGAAGACTACGTGACCGGCCGTTTCGGCTAA
- a CDS encoding HNH endonuclease: MVAKMLDRPTLVLNRNWQPVNVATVARALVLLWNESVRVVDSDDYRLYSWADWSALKPRDGEPFIQAIRQRLRVPEVIALASYDRVPSAAVSFSRRNIFKRDHWTCQYCGVQPGGDELSIDHVVPRSQGGTSTWENCVLACLACNKRKADRTPRQAGLKLRKEPVRPTWKPLYARHEARIESWSKFVSEAYWNVALES, from the coding sequence ATGGTCGCGAAGATGCTCGATCGCCCGACGCTGGTGCTCAACCGCAACTGGCAGCCAGTGAACGTGGCCACCGTGGCCCGGGCGCTCGTGCTGCTGTGGAATGAATCGGTCCGCGTGGTCGATTCCGACGACTATCGGCTCTACAGTTGGGCCGATTGGTCAGCGCTAAAGCCGCGCGATGGCGAACCGTTCATCCAGGCGATTCGCCAGCGGCTCCGTGTGCCGGAAGTAATCGCGCTAGCCAGTTACGACCGGGTGCCGAGCGCCGCGGTGAGCTTCAGCCGTCGCAATATCTTCAAGCGGGACCACTGGACCTGCCAATATTGCGGCGTGCAGCCGGGCGGCGACGAGTTGTCGATCGACCATGTTGTGCCGCGGTCACAGGGTGGAACCTCGACCTGGGAAAACTGCGTGCTGGCTTGCCTGGCGTGCAACAAGCGGAAGGCCGACCGCACGCCGCGGCAGGCTGGCCTCAAGCTGCGCAAGGAGCCGGTTCGCCCGACCTGGAAGCCGCTGTACGCCCGGCACGAGGCACGGATCGAAAGCTGGTCGAAGTTCGTCAGCGAGGCGTACTGGAACGTCGCGCTTGAGAGCTGA